From Patescibacteria group bacterium, a single genomic window includes:
- the nrdR gene encoding transcriptional regulator NrdR, translating to MKCPYCDSQETEVVETRDSEDFTTTRRRRECIKCKKRFTTYERVETTPLLVTKKDGRREPFSREKLREGVIKACQKRPVSMDLIESLVEEIEKELLGKATTEISSKTIGNLALRKLKKIDKVAYLRYASVYLDFDDLSDFEQMIDKLT from the coding sequence ATGAAATGTCCTTATTGTGACAGTCAGGAAACCGAAGTCGTCGAAACCCGAGACAGTGAAGACTTTACGACGACCAGAAGAAGACGAGAGTGCATTAAGTGCAAGAAAAGATTTACGACTTACGAAAGAGTCGAGACGACACCTTTATTAGTCACCAAAAAGGACGGCCGGAGAGAACCATTTTCCAGAGAAAAATTGCGGGAAGGAGTTATTAAGGCTTGTCAGAAAAGACCGGTGAGTATGGATTTAATTGAGAGCCTGGTTGAGGAGATTGAAAAAGAATTATTGGGCAAGGCAACAACCGAGATTTCCTCAAAAACGATTGGAAACTTAGCTTTACGAAAATTGAAAAAGATTGATAAGGTTGCCTATTTAAGATACGCCAGCGTTTATCTGGATTTTGACGACCTCTCGGACTTTGAACAAATGATTGATAAATTAACTTAA